In Chthonomonas sp., a single genomic region encodes these proteins:
- a CDS encoding YraN family protein — MPHPRKLGTEAEDLAAHYLADKGMTVLKRRYKSGAGEADLVALDGQTLVFVEVKSTRSATTQPEARVTGDKVRRLTVAAHRYIAETEFSPDAVRFDLVTVTPDGINHIAGSFWGSDTDR; from the coding sequence ATGCCTCACCCTCGAAAGCTAGGGACCGAAGCAGAAGACCTTGCCGCCCACTATTTGGCCGACAAGGGCATGACCGTCCTGAAACGGCGCTACAAGTCGGGCGCTGGCGAGGCGGATCTCGTGGCCTTGGACGGCCAGACGCTGGTCTTTGTGGAAGTAAAGTCGACTCGAAGCGCGACGACCCAGCCGGAAGCGCGAGTCACAGGGGACAAAGTCCGGCGGTTGACGGTGGCGGCCCACAGGTACATCGCGGAGACCGAGTTCAGTCCCGACGCAGTTCGATTTGACCTTGTAACGGTAACACCGGACGGTATCAATCACATCGCGGGCAGCTTTTGGGGTTCGGACACCGACCGCTAG
- a CDS encoding glycosyltransferase, producing the protein MTNPQDRPLKIAIFSDSALPILNGVSVSIDALISGLRSRGHSVHLFTAAHRGHRDDDPNVIRFYATETPWTKGYPLALPPFYPMIGRFRRQHFDVIHTHTPFTIGFVGLRWGQSHDIPVVSTYHTLYDKYAHYIPFVPKRYLRYKLAKHTNFYYNQVDQVITPSAAAKKWLDRHSVKKPVTIIPTGAVSALTVDRAEARSQLGIGPNQKVLLYVGRIAREKNMSTLIEAVALAFREDPNLIFMLVGDGPSRVECMSLAQELGIGDRVKFVGFRPRNEVDLFYAAADLFVFASMTETQGLVIAEAMTHGLPAIVVQGGGASAAVIEGKNGVVVRNDPAQFAHEVVSLLRDEDRFETMSMHARHSVRSFTRDDMVSAVVSVYRAAMDPSAAPTPQAVLR; encoded by the coding sequence ATGACCAACCCCCAGGATCGGCCGCTCAAGATCGCCATCTTCTCGGATAGCGCGTTGCCGATCCTGAATGGCGTCTCGGTTTCGATCGATGCCCTCATCTCCGGTTTGCGGAGTCGAGGGCATTCTGTGCATTTGTTCACTGCCGCCCACCGCGGTCACCGGGACGACGACCCAAACGTCATTCGCTTCTACGCCACCGAAACCCCCTGGACGAAGGGGTACCCGCTCGCGTTGCCGCCGTTCTATCCCATGATTGGCCGATTCCGACGGCAGCATTTCGACGTCATCCACACCCACACGCCGTTCACCATCGGGTTTGTCGGGTTGCGGTGGGGGCAATCCCACGATATCCCCGTGGTCAGCACTTACCACACGCTGTACGACAAGTACGCGCACTACATCCCGTTCGTCCCCAAACGGTACTTGCGCTACAAACTCGCTAAGCATACGAATTTCTATTACAACCAGGTCGATCAGGTCATCACGCCCAGCGCCGCCGCCAAGAAGTGGCTGGATCGGCACTCGGTGAAGAAGCCCGTCACGATCATTCCGACGGGTGCAGTTTCGGCCCTAACCGTGGACCGAGCCGAAGCGCGGTCACAACTCGGGATTGGACCGAATCAGAAGGTGTTGCTGTACGTGGGGCGCATTGCCCGTGAGAAGAACATGAGCACCCTGATCGAGGCGGTTGCGCTCGCCTTCCGCGAGGATCCGAACTTGATATTTATGCTGGTGGGCGATGGTCCTTCGCGGGTCGAGTGCATGAGCCTGGCGCAAGAACTGGGGATCGGCGACCGTGTGAAGTTTGTGGGATTCCGGCCACGCAACGAAGTAGATCTCTTCTATGCCGCCGCCGACCTCTTCGTCTTCGCGAGCATGACCGAGACGCAGGGGCTAGTCATCGCGGAAGCGATGACCCACGGGCTCCCCGCGATTGTGGTCCAGGGCGGTGGCGCAAGTGCCGCAGTGATCGAAGGGAAGAACGGGGTTGTCGTCCGCAACGATCCGGCCCAGTTCGCCCACGAAGTCGTGTCGCTGTTGCGTGACGAAGATCGATTCGAAACCATGAGCATGCACGCGCGCCACTCGGTCCGGTCCTTCACGCGCGACGACATGGTGAGTGCGGTCGTGAGCGTTTACCGCGCCGCGATGGACCCCAGCGCAGCTCCAACTCCTCAGGCGGTGCTGCGATGA
- a CDS encoding dienelactone hydrolase family protein: MTPGERGFLAYAFDLEVGKRHACVYVPPSWDGKSPMATILYLHGRGESGTDGLRQILIGLPSAIIDASHRWPFMVIAPQKPDMDAEWFDQRGWLDMMLEWAEKRWPSDPHRRYLTGLSQGGRGTFRLVKSLRWHFAAAAPICGWVDPAEAAQNFRSIPIWAFHGMKDTVVPPEGSIHAIEAIKAAGGDAKITLYPELTHNSWDEAYRKSELAEWLLTHSLD; the protein is encoded by the coding sequence ATGACCCCTGGCGAGCGTGGTTTTCTGGCGTACGCCTTTGACCTGGAAGTCGGCAAGCGCCATGCCTGTGTTTATGTGCCGCCCTCGTGGGATGGCAAGAGTCCGATGGCGACGATCTTGTACTTGCACGGTCGGGGGGAATCGGGGACCGATGGCTTGCGGCAGATCCTGATTGGGCTTCCGTCGGCGATCATCGATGCGAGCCACCGCTGGCCGTTCATGGTCATTGCACCGCAGAAGCCGGATATGGACGCGGAGTGGTTTGACCAACGCGGGTGGCTGGACATGATGCTGGAATGGGCCGAGAAGCGCTGGCCGAGCGATCCCCACCGTCGGTACTTGACCGGACTGAGCCAAGGTGGACGCGGCACCTTTAGGCTGGTGAAGTCGCTGCGCTGGCACTTCGCCGCCGCTGCCCCTATTTGCGGCTGGGTCGATCCTGCCGAAGCAGCCCAGAACTTCCGCTCGATTCCAATCTGGGCGTTCCACGGCATGAAAGACACGGTGGTTCCGCCTGAAGGGAGCATCCACGCAATCGAGGCGATCAAGGCGGCAGGCGGCGATGCGAAGATCACACTCTATCCGGAGCTGACCCACAACTCGTGGGATGAGGCGTACCGCAAAAGCGAACTGGCCGAATGGCTCCTCACTCACTCGCTGGACTAG
- a CDS encoding TatD family hydrolase, whose amino-acid sequence MRLFDTHCHLYTESALPDAAAAIHQASEAGVDRLTVIGIDLETTRQAIAMADRFPGVYATAGWHPNHAATFTPDVFRELQELARHPKVVAVGECGLDFHWDYATLEQQIHCLDVQLDWAESSGLPVVFHCREAVDALIQHLQKRNWTHACVWHCFSGNEAQAEVVLQMGSYLGVDGPVTFPKSELTRVVFAKAPRDRVLLETDAPYLAPVPMRSKSNHPAYLVHVNDKIAELWSVTPAESARITTANAMRFYRLEDESVRPDGAATGQPHGHSAGPDHDR is encoded by the coding sequence ATGAGGCTCTTCGACACCCACTGTCACCTCTACACCGAATCGGCCCTTCCGGATGCCGCTGCGGCTATCCATCAGGCGAGCGAGGCCGGCGTCGACCGGCTGACAGTCATCGGGATCGATCTGGAGACAACCCGGCAGGCCATCGCGATGGCCGACCGGTTCCCGGGAGTCTACGCCACCGCCGGATGGCACCCAAACCACGCGGCCACATTCACTCCAGACGTATTTCGCGAGCTACAAGAGCTCGCGCGGCACCCCAAGGTTGTCGCGGTCGGCGAGTGCGGGCTCGACTTCCATTGGGACTACGCGACTCTGGAGCAACAGATTCACTGCTTGGACGTTCAGCTGGATTGGGCGGAGAGCAGCGGACTGCCGGTCGTGTTCCATTGCCGCGAAGCCGTTGATGCGCTGATTCAGCATCTTCAGAAACGGAACTGGACGCATGCGTGCGTGTGGCACTGCTTCTCAGGCAACGAAGCTCAGGCCGAGGTGGTTCTACAAATGGGTAGCTACCTGGGTGTCGATGGGCCCGTGACCTTCCCGAAATCGGAGCTCACGCGAGTCGTCTTCGCGAAGGCACCACGAGATCGCGTTTTGTTAGAAACTGATGCGCCATACCTTGCGCCCGTGCCCATGCGCAGCAAGTCAAATCATCCCGCGTACTTGGTCCACGTGAACGACAAAATCGCCGAACTGTGGTCCGTCACTCCCGCCGAGTCGGCTAGAATCACTACGGCCAATGCGATGCGTTTCTATCGGCTGGAGGATGAGTCTGTGCGCCCTGATGGGGCTGCCACTGGCCAGCCGCATGGCCACAGCGCAGGCCCCGATCACGACCGGTGA
- a CDS encoding DUF4127 family protein yields the protein MRCVSIGWRMSLCALMGLPLASRMATAQAPITTGEHSLLERAVQPHREKILLVPLDDRPATTQFAQMIGAIANVQVDTPPADMLGRFVVPGQPDEILRWMATQDLGAYQSVIVNTEMIAYGGLIASRTDSTAYDAAIVRLRRLWGLRKANPGTKFYAFTSIQRIAPTALSTNANWRTALSDLVILKSSIGGKPTPKQVDRARALRDRIPSGAVEQYYATRDRNHRVQQELLRMVAAKAFDYMVLGQDDAQPVGPHSGESRRLQSLADRLKVNDKVYFCEGIDQHSNVLVCRSLLAEHGWSPRVRVVFADSIGKNKIAPYESDHVENSLLDQLEASGARAARGDESAEFSLYVNTPDPRPDHFEQFLNQMIDEIDQGFPVAVADINLGYTGTGDPRLFDALQQTGRWMKLLAYAGWNTAGNTMGTTIPAATVYLLARRFDADPLARELSQRAFLLHRMVNDFEYHRFVRPEAYALQRQMGVEKEETYGTAFDALNSFVRRDMTQRVMSAFNSQFLGKRFFADTKEYEIGGIRGLSVDLPWPRAYEVRIGFQLVAHEASER from the coding sequence ATGCGATGCGTTTCTATCGGCTGGAGGATGAGTCTGTGCGCCCTGATGGGGCTGCCACTGGCCAGCCGCATGGCCACAGCGCAGGCCCCGATCACGACCGGTGAACACTCTCTCTTAGAGCGTGCGGTGCAGCCGCACCGCGAGAAGATTCTCCTCGTGCCGCTGGACGATCGGCCAGCCACCACCCAGTTTGCCCAGATGATCGGTGCGATCGCCAACGTCCAGGTCGATACGCCCCCGGCCGATATGCTCGGGCGGTTCGTGGTTCCGGGCCAGCCCGATGAGATCCTACGCTGGATGGCAACCCAAGACCTCGGCGCATACCAATCGGTGATCGTGAACACCGAGATGATCGCCTACGGCGGCCTCATTGCCTCTCGAACGGACTCTACAGCGTACGATGCGGCAATCGTGCGGTTGCGGCGGTTGTGGGGTCTGCGCAAGGCCAACCCCGGCACGAAGTTTTACGCTTTCACTTCGATCCAGCGCATTGCACCCACGGCCCTCTCCACGAACGCCAACTGGCGAACGGCCCTCAGCGACCTGGTGATCCTCAAGTCTTCGATTGGCGGCAAGCCCACCCCGAAGCAGGTGGACCGAGCTCGCGCATTGCGAGATCGGATTCCGAGTGGCGCGGTCGAGCAGTACTACGCGACGCGCGACCGGAACCACCGAGTCCAGCAGGAACTCTTGCGGATGGTGGCGGCCAAGGCGTTTGACTACATGGTCCTCGGCCAAGACGACGCCCAGCCAGTCGGCCCCCACAGCGGAGAAAGTCGGCGTCTGCAATCGCTCGCGGATCGGCTGAAGGTCAATGACAAGGTCTATTTCTGCGAAGGGATCGACCAGCACAGCAACGTATTGGTGTGTCGGTCGTTGCTCGCCGAGCACGGCTGGTCCCCCCGGGTCCGAGTCGTCTTCGCCGATTCGATCGGCAAAAACAAGATTGCTCCGTACGAGTCGGATCACGTAGAAAACAGCCTGCTTGATCAGCTTGAGGCGAGCGGGGCGCGGGCCGCACGCGGCGACGAGTCTGCCGAGTTTTCGCTCTACGTGAACACGCCTGACCCACGGCCCGACCACTTCGAGCAGTTTCTGAACCAGATGATCGACGAAATTGACCAGGGATTCCCGGTCGCGGTTGCCGACATCAACCTGGGCTACACAGGGACTGGCGACCCGCGTCTCTTTGATGCGTTGCAGCAGACCGGGCGCTGGATGAAGTTGCTCGCCTATGCAGGATGGAATACCGCGGGGAACACGATGGGCACGACGATCCCTGCCGCGACGGTGTACCTGTTGGCGCGGCGATTCGATGCGGACCCACTGGCGCGAGAGCTCAGCCAGCGCGCGTTCCTCCTGCATCGGATGGTCAACGACTTCGAGTACCACCGCTTCGTCCGGCCCGAGGCGTACGCCCTCCAGCGGCAGATGGGAGTTGAAAAGGAAGAGACATACGGGACCGCGTTTGACGCGCTGAACAGCTTCGTCCGCCGAGACATGACCCAGCGAGTGATGTCCGCATTCAATAGCCAGTTTCTGGGCAAGCGGTTCTTCGCCGACACCAAGGAGTACGAGATCGGGGGTATTCGCGGGCTCTCGGTTGACCTTCCTTGGCCACGTGCCTACGAGGTCCGGATCGGGTTCCAGTTGGTCGCGCACGAGGCATCTGAGCGATGA
- the ileS gene encoding isoleucine--tRNA ligase, with amino-acid sequence MDWKQTLNLPNADFTIPMKADLATREPELQRRWAEIQIYNLLQESRKDAKSFVLHDGPPYTNGPIHNGTALNKLLKDFVLKSRSLMGFRCPYVPGYDNHGLPIETAVLRAWAEEVKSDPVALQRLGFAEKPGEQTLINRLKAEIVELRQRCRAHAARYIDVQTEQFQRLGIFGMWDRPYTTMDYRFEAEIVRVFARAVARDLIYKGLRPVLWSPTSRTALADTEIVYKTVTSKAIYVAFELKDDPHHRFAHYPRLHTIIWTTTAWTLPANVACAFHPEYLYAVLRAGDRHYLVLQSLAERTMAAIGITDYQELAVIPGEDVTDVTFQHPFLDRASRAVTADYVTTEDGTGVVHTAPGHGREDFITGLKHNLPILCPVNGEGILTDEAGPFAGLYYAKAVPPIIENLKESGALLAVSDYEHTYPHAERDEQPVIFRTTEQWFISMDEGDLRKTMLREIETVQWYPANAKNRIGSMIEGRPDWCISRQRPWGVGIPVFYGKKSGQPVLDSVAIEAVAKLVETEGSDAWFVREPSEILPAGFKHPETGETEFTKETDVFDVWFDSGSTSLCVLEGNVEPRWKDHWPADLYLEGSDQHRGWFNASLILGTACRDGAPYRQVVTHGMVLDEQMEKMSKRKGNVVDPVEACNTAGADVLRYWAASVDYQDDVRFGENIFRQAGESYRSVRNTMRFLLGNLEGFSVDSGAAATHDLDIWVMEQTDLLVADCMDAYERYDFAAVTRAVHNFCAVELSRFYLDAIKDRMYCDGPQWPSRQSAQAASLYVLVRLVKLLAPILAHTAEEVYGRLPIPNRLPSVHMETLERPSEARIEEIGGNAIQTRFAQLLELRGEVFAALDASKSEELPKNSQDVIVRLGVTQDAADLLASFGDDLPNYFKMSGVEWLVQDARIEFRASEYLQCDRSRVRRPDVQAVTLKNGESANLSARDAKAVSELHFA; translated from the coding sequence ATGGACTGGAAGCAGACTCTGAATCTCCCCAATGCCGACTTCACCATCCCGATGAAGGCGGACCTGGCCACGCGCGAACCCGAGTTGCAGCGCCGCTGGGCCGAGATTCAGATCTACAACCTTTTGCAGGAGAGCCGCAAGGACGCCAAATCCTTCGTGCTCCACGATGGACCGCCGTACACGAACGGGCCCATCCACAACGGCACGGCGCTGAACAAGCTGCTGAAAGACTTCGTCTTGAAGAGCCGTTCGCTCATGGGATTCCGTTGTCCCTACGTGCCCGGTTACGACAACCACGGTCTGCCGATTGAGACGGCTGTCCTCCGTGCGTGGGCCGAAGAGGTCAAGTCCGATCCGGTGGCGCTGCAGCGGCTGGGCTTCGCCGAAAAGCCGGGTGAGCAGACGCTCATTAACCGGCTCAAGGCCGAGATCGTCGAACTCCGTCAGCGTTGCCGCGCGCATGCGGCGCGCTACATCGACGTCCAAACCGAGCAGTTTCAGCGTCTGGGGATCTTCGGCATGTGGGACCGTCCGTACACGACGATGGACTATCGGTTCGAAGCCGAGATCGTCCGCGTGTTTGCGCGCGCGGTGGCCCGAGATCTGATCTATAAGGGGTTGCGGCCCGTGCTGTGGAGCCCGACCAGCCGCACCGCGCTTGCCGACACTGAGATCGTCTACAAGACGGTCACTTCGAAGGCGATCTACGTCGCCTTCGAGCTGAAAGACGACCCCCACCATCGGTTCGCGCATTACCCCCGCCTGCACACCATCATCTGGACGACGACGGCTTGGACGTTGCCCGCGAACGTGGCATGCGCGTTCCATCCAGAGTATCTGTACGCAGTGCTGCGAGCCGGCGATAGGCACTATCTGGTGCTCCAGTCGTTGGCCGAACGAACCATGGCGGCGATCGGGATCACGGACTACCAAGAGTTGGCCGTGATTCCGGGTGAAGACGTCACCGACGTCACCTTCCAGCACCCGTTCCTGGATCGAGCGTCGCGAGCCGTGACCGCCGACTACGTCACCACCGAAGACGGCACCGGCGTGGTCCATACGGCTCCGGGTCACGGTCGCGAGGACTTCATCACCGGACTCAAGCACAACCTGCCCATTTTGTGCCCCGTCAATGGCGAGGGCATATTGACCGACGAGGCAGGCCCGTTTGCAGGGCTGTACTACGCCAAGGCGGTGCCGCCGATCATTGAAAACCTCAAGGAGTCGGGTGCCTTGCTAGCCGTATCGGACTACGAGCACACGTATCCGCACGCCGAGCGTGACGAGCAGCCCGTTATCTTCCGCACCACCGAGCAGTGGTTCATCAGCATGGACGAAGGCGATCTGCGCAAGACCATGCTGCGTGAGATTGAGACGGTGCAGTGGTACCCGGCCAATGCAAAGAACCGGATCGGCTCAATGATCGAGGGCCGACCCGATTGGTGCATCTCGCGCCAGCGCCCGTGGGGTGTCGGCATTCCGGTGTTCTACGGCAAGAAGAGTGGTCAACCGGTGCTGGATTCCGTGGCGATCGAAGCAGTCGCCAAGCTGGTGGAGACCGAAGGTAGCGACGCATGGTTCGTTCGCGAACCGAGCGAAATCCTGCCCGCGGGTTTCAAGCACCCTGAGACGGGCGAGACTGAATTCACGAAAGAGACGGACGTCTTCGACGTGTGGTTCGACAGTGGTTCGACCAGCCTGTGCGTGCTGGAGGGCAATGTTGAGCCTCGCTGGAAAGATCACTGGCCCGCTGACCTGTATCTGGAAGGGAGCGACCAGCATCGGGGATGGTTCAACGCCTCGCTTATCTTGGGCACGGCGTGTCGCGACGGAGCTCCATACCGCCAGGTCGTCACCCACGGCATGGTGCTCGACGAGCAGATGGAAAAGATGTCCAAGCGCAAGGGCAATGTGGTGGACCCGGTCGAGGCGTGCAATACCGCCGGTGCCGACGTGCTCCGCTACTGGGCGGCGAGCGTGGACTACCAAGACGACGTGCGCTTTGGAGAAAACATCTTCCGGCAAGCGGGCGAGAGCTACCGATCGGTTCGAAATACGATGCGGTTCTTGCTCGGCAACCTCGAAGGCTTTTCCGTGGATTCGGGCGCAGCCGCGACACACGACCTGGACATCTGGGTCATGGAGCAGACCGATTTACTGGTTGCGGACTGCATGGACGCGTACGAGCGGTACGATTTCGCCGCTGTCACCCGAGCTGTGCACAACTTCTGTGCGGTCGAATTGAGTCGCTTTTACCTGGACGCGATCAAAGATCGGATGTACTGCGACGGGCCCCAGTGGCCGTCGCGGCAGAGCGCGCAGGCGGCAAGCCTGTACGTCCTTGTGCGCCTCGTCAAGCTCCTCGCGCCGATCCTTGCCCACACGGCTGAGGAAGTCTATGGGCGACTGCCGATCCCGAATCGGCTGCCGTCGGTCCATATGGAGACTCTTGAACGGCCCAGCGAAGCACGGATCGAAGAGATCGGCGGCAATGCGATCCAGACTCGGTTCGCCCAACTGCTTGAACTGCGGGGCGAAGTCTTTGCGGCGCTCGATGCGTCCAAGTCCGAGGAATTGCCGAAGAACTCGCAAGACGTGATAGTGCGGTTGGGGGTCACCCAGGATGCGGCCGACTTGCTTGCTTCGTTTGGTGACGATCTTCCGAACTATTTCAAGATGAGTGGCGTTGAATGGTTGGTGCAAGATGCCCGTATTGAGTTCCGTGCGAGCGAGTATCTTCAATGCGATCGCAGTCGCGTTCGACGTCCGGATGTACAGGCCGTCACGCTCAAGAATGGCGAAAGCGCTAACTTGTCCGCGCGCGATGCCAAAGCCGTTTCCGAGTTACATTTCGCATGA
- the serS gene encoding serine--tRNA ligase: MLDRKLLREHPDQVAAGAAKKGIAIPLSEWQTTYDAWRVAKHELDSKNQESNQISKTIGQLMGQGKRDEAEAAKAQTASLKSTIKELEEQERQLEAQLKHLDYSFPNLPHDSVPAGKDENDNVVVRTWGEPAQLDHEPMPHWVWAEQFDMLDLPRASKISGSGFVVYTGWGARLQRALFNYMIDHQTLQRGYREIFPPYIVNSASLYGTGQLPKFEEDLYRVDDDLFLIPTAEVPVTNLYRDEILEVSQLPLRMAAYSACFRRESGAAGKDTRGIQRVHQFDKVELVKLALPENSYDELESMVEDAESVLQALGIHYRVVLLCGPEMSFSNAKCYDIEIWSPGMQKFLEVSSCSNFETFQARRANIRFRRGQGESPEFVHVLNGSGLACPRLFATLVEQYAEPGFGIRIPEPLRPYIGADAITV; the protein is encoded by the coding sequence ATGCTGGACCGAAAACTGCTTCGAGAACACCCCGATCAAGTGGCCGCCGGCGCCGCGAAAAAGGGGATCGCGATCCCGCTCTCCGAGTGGCAAACCACCTACGATGCGTGGCGCGTCGCCAAACACGAACTGGACTCGAAGAATCAGGAGTCGAACCAAATCAGCAAGACCATCGGTCAGCTCATGGGCCAAGGCAAGCGCGACGAGGCGGAAGCCGCCAAGGCACAGACGGCCAGCTTGAAATCCACCATCAAAGAGCTTGAGGAGCAGGAGCGTCAGCTTGAAGCGCAGCTCAAGCATCTCGACTACTCGTTCCCAAATCTGCCGCACGACTCGGTGCCTGCTGGCAAGGATGAGAACGACAATGTCGTGGTGCGCACATGGGGCGAGCCCGCTCAACTTGATCACGAGCCCATGCCTCACTGGGTGTGGGCCGAGCAGTTCGACATGCTGGACCTACCGCGCGCTTCGAAGATCAGCGGGAGCGGCTTCGTGGTCTACACGGGTTGGGGTGCGCGGCTACAGCGTGCCCTGTTCAATTACATGATTGACCACCAGACGCTGCAGCGTGGTTACCGCGAGATCTTTCCCCCGTACATTGTCAATTCAGCGAGCCTGTACGGAACCGGCCAATTGCCGAAGTTTGAGGAAGACCTGTATCGGGTCGATGACGACCTCTTCTTGATCCCCACCGCCGAGGTTCCGGTCACGAATCTGTATCGGGACGAGATCCTGGAAGTGTCCCAGCTGCCATTGCGGATGGCCGCTTACAGCGCGTGCTTCCGACGCGAGTCTGGAGCCGCGGGCAAGGACACGCGTGGCATTCAGCGAGTCCACCAGTTCGATAAGGTCGAACTCGTGAAGCTGGCTTTGCCTGAGAACAGCTACGACGAACTCGAAAGCATGGTGGAGGATGCGGAGAGCGTGCTCCAAGCGCTGGGAATCCACTACCGCGTGGTGTTGCTTTGCGGCCCGGAGATGAGTTTTAGCAACGCGAAGTGTTACGACATCGAGATCTGGTCGCCGGGCATGCAAAAGTTCTTGGAAGTCTCGTCGTGTTCGAACTTCGAGACGTTCCAAGCCCGCCGCGCCAACATTCGGTTCCGCCGTGGACAGGGTGAATCGCCCGAATTCGTGCACGTGCTGAATGGATCTGGACTCGCATGTCCGCGTCTGTTCGCCACCCTTGTGGAGCAGTACGCAGAGCCGGGGTTCGGAATCCGCATCCCCGAGCCGCTGCGACCCTATATCGGTGCGGACGCCATCACGGTCTAA
- a CDS encoding helix-turn-helix domain-containing protein, translated as MPQKKMKEFDPFAYIESAFSDSKVDGSKVAVVPAVDSTPSNTVDGKVRFRKRQLSAPRPRRAKVEKVGETLINAELEEIWQVLPRNIHFLGSFFDDSVTANYYRGEFKESREELIRRLLDPELTLEEVSRLLGVCPATVRRYTNRNWLSHHRTKGGQRRFRLSGVVKFVETHGRHPEE; from the coding sequence ATGCCGCAGAAGAAAATGAAAGAGTTTGACCCGTTTGCTTATATTGAGAGTGCATTCTCGGACAGTAAGGTTGATGGCAGCAAGGTCGCGGTCGTACCGGCCGTAGATTCAACACCTTCGAACACCGTTGATGGAAAGGTACGTTTTCGCAAGCGCCAACTGAGCGCCCCGCGTCCCCGGCGCGCGAAGGTCGAAAAGGTTGGAGAGACCCTGATCAACGCGGAGCTTGAGGAGATCTGGCAGGTCCTGCCGCGCAATATCCACTTCCTTGGAAGCTTCTTTGACGACTCCGTAACCGCCAACTACTACCGAGGCGAGTTTAAGGAGAGCCGCGAAGAGCTCATTCGACGATTGCTCGACCCCGAGCTCACCCTCGAAGAAGTCAGCCGATTGCTGGGTGTTTGCCCGGCCACCGTGCGACGGTACACCAATCGAAACTGGCTGTCGCACCACCGAACCAAGGGCGGTCAGCGCCGGTTCCGCCTTAGCGGCGTGGTAAAGTTCGTGGAAACCCACGGACGCCACCCCGAAGAATGA
- the lspA gene encoding signal peptidase II: MSEPTPVRKSYSPSFVLTVFAILLAVDQAIKAYVRGSLDLYQSTHGPWPGIFEITLTYNRGIAFGLAQGGGVFFAPVALLITGLCFRYCFKNPRETLLTQCSMAMLASGAVGNLIDRLWLGKVTDMFWLRIIDFPVFNFADACITTGAILLSIRFLFEPKPKVNAEGVVV, encoded by the coding sequence ATGAGTGAGCCGACCCCCGTCCGAAAATCGTACTCGCCCAGTTTCGTGCTGACGGTGTTCGCGATTCTCCTTGCCGTTGACCAGGCGATCAAAGCGTACGTTCGCGGGAGTCTAGATTTGTACCAATCGACCCACGGACCCTGGCCGGGCATCTTCGAGATCACGCTGACGTACAATCGCGGAATCGCGTTTGGGCTCGCTCAAGGGGGTGGCGTATTCTTTGCCCCGGTGGCACTACTCATTACGGGGCTTTGCTTCCGCTACTGTTTCAAGAACCCGCGGGAGACATTGCTTACGCAATGCTCGATGGCCATGCTCGCTTCCGGAGCGGTAGGGAATCTCATCGACCGTCTTTGGCTGGGCAAAGTGACCGACATGTTTTGGTTGCGGATCATCGACTTCCCGGTATTCAATTTTGCAGACGCATGTATCACGACTGGGGCGATCCTTTTGAGTATCCGCTTCCTTTTTGAGCCAAAACCTAAAGTTAATGCTGAAGGTGTGGTCGTCTAA